The following is a genomic window from Mycobacterium parmense.
GTCGCAACCGAGAGGACCTGCTCCATCGACGGGGCCGCCCGCCCGCTCAGCCGGGCGGTCAGCGGGTCGGCGCCCAGGTCGACCGAGACGGTGGCGCGCTCGCCGTCGCCGAGCCGGTCCACCAGCGCCAGCAGCCCTTCGCAGGCCGCACAGTAGTCGCCGCCCGCGTCGAGGATCACCGGCGCCAGGTCCAGATACACGCCCGCGAGCAGCTTCTCGAGATCGGCGGCCGCCACGCCGGACTCCCCCACCCGGACGAGCAGCGCGCCGACGCCGTCGGCGAGCGCGGCCAGCGTCGCCGCGTTGGCGGAGTCGCCCGACTGCGAACCGGGAAACGCCTCGACGACCTTCCAGCCGGAGCCGGCGTCGCGCAACACCTCGCCACCGCGCACGTACGGCCACTCGCCCGGCAGCGGCCGCTCCGGCAGCTCGTCGAGGGCGGTGTAGAGCGCCCGGATCGCGATTCCGTCGTACGTCGGCGTCTCCAGCAGCCGCTCGGGCTGGTCGCCGAGCGCGCCGGGTTCCTTCCCGGTGCTCTTGGCCAACACGCCCGCGACAGCGGTGCGCCAATGCGCGCGAACCCGTTCCAGGTCGTCGAGCTCGGGTACGTCAACGGACACCGATTGCTCCCTTATTCAGCGTCTTGCCGGGATGCCTCTTGACCAATGAGGCTAATTGATGGGCGCCCGGGGGAAAAAATGGCGAGGTGCGGCCATCAGGCCAGGTCCCGCGGCGAAACGCCAGCCTCGGGCAACGCCGTATTCACCGGCGGCCCGTAACCTGGTGAGTTGTGACGGCGCCCGCCACCTGCAAAATCGGCCAGACTCTGCGCGAACTCGGCTCCACGATCGCAGCCACCGCGCGCCAGCTGTCGCGGTCTCGGGTCCTGTGGACAGTGGTCGGTATCACAGTGCTGCTGGCGCTGGCGTCGCTATTGCCCCTGCCCTCGCCGGTCCAGATGCGTGACTGGGCGCGGTCGTTGGGACCGTGGTTCCCGCTGGCTTTCTTCCTCACCCACATCGTCGCGACGGTGGTGCCCGTACCGCGCACGGCGTTCACGGTGGCCGCCGGCCTGCTGTTCGGCCCGGCGCTGGGCATCGCGATCGCGGTGGTCGCCAGCGCCACGAGCGCGATGATCGCGATGCTGCTGTTCCGCGCGACGGGGTGGCGGCTGAACCGGGTCGTTCGTCACCGGTCCATCGAGACCGTGGATGCGCGCCTGCGGCAGCGGGGCTGGCTGGCCATCATGTCGCTGCGGCTCATCCCCGCCGTGCCCTTCGCGGCGCTCAACTACGCCGCCGGCGCGTCGACCGTGCGGGTGCTGCCCTACGGGCTGGCGACCCTGGCCGGCCTGCTTCCCGGTACTGCCGCCGTGGTGATCCTCGGCGACGCCCTGACCGGCCATCCCAGTGCCCTGTTCTACCTGGCCTCGGGGATCACGAGCGCGCTGGGCCTGGGCGGGCTGGTCGTCGAGGTCCGCCACTTCGTCCGGCACCATCGCCGCACCCGGGATCCCGCGCGTGACGACGGCGCCGCCCCCGAACCGGCCGTCGTTGGCTGATCCGCCGGCGCCGCTGAGACCGCGGATCCATAGCTGGGTGCTGACGATCGCGGCGCTGTGCAGCGCCGCGGTGCTGGTGGCGGCCGCCTGCCTGCTGCGGCGGACCGCCGACCCGCCGCCGGACGAGCCGCCGCCGCCCGCCACGGCGCCGATCGACCTGCCGGTGGCCGGCGCCATCGGCCCGGGCGCGGGCATCTACGTCGACTACGAAGACGGCTCCGGCGGAATCGCCTGCACAGCCGGGTTCTTGGTGCGCACCAGCACCGGCCGGGCCGGTGTCCTGACCGCCGGCCATTGCAATCGCCCCGGCGAGGCCAGCAAGGTGACGATGAACCTGGCGGGGATCCTCCCCTACGCGACGCTGGGCACCTTCACCGAGACGGTCGACGACGAAGCGCTTACCGACAAGCACGACATCGGGCTGATCATGCTCGACGGCGACAACATTCCGCGGACGTCGGCCATCGGCGCCGCACTGCCGGTCTCCGGGGTCGCAAGCAACCTCGAACTCGGCGACCAGCTGTGCAAGTTCGGCATGACCTCCAACGCGGCCGCGTGCGGGGAGGTCGTGGAGGTCACCGACAGCAAGGTGGTGTTCTTGGCGCCCGGCAAGTGCGGCGACTCCGGCGGACCGGTCTACCTCATGCGCAGCGACGGAACCGCCAGCGCGGTGGGCATCCACGTCCGCGGCGGCGACCCCAAGAACCCCAACGCCGGGTGCTCGGCCCCCGCGACGTTCTCCGTCGCCGAGCAGCTGCGGCCGTGGCTGGACAAGTGGAACCTGACCGTCGTCACCACCGCGCCGGGCGAGCCCCGCTGACGTTCACGCCGTCGCGGGCAGGCTGAGCCGGAAACTCGCCCCGCCCTGGTGCGGCAGACACACCAGCTCGCCGCCGTGGGCGCGCGCCAGCGCCCGCGCGATCGCCAGCCCGAGCCCGGCGCCGCCATGGTCGCGGCCGCGCCCGGCGTCCAGGCGCACCAGCCGCTCGAAGATCCGCTCGCGCTGGTCTTCCGGGATGCCCGGGCCGGTGTCGGTGACGGTCACCTCGGCGGTGCCGTCGCGCCCGGCCAGCTCGACGGTGATCGTGCCGCCCGGCGGGGTGTACCGGCGGGCGTTGTCGAGCAGGTTGGACAGGATCTGCGCCAGCCGGGTGGGGTCGGCGTTGACGGTCAGCGCCGGCGGGCCGGTGCGGGTGACGGTGAGCTCGGGCGCCAGCATGGCGGCGCGGTCGGCCTCGGAGTCGGCGAGGCCCGCCAGGTCGAGGTCGCACAGGTCCAGCGGGAGGCCCGCATCGATGCGGCTCAGGTCCAGCATGTCGGCGACGAGCCGACCGGCGCGGCGGGCGTCCGACAGCAACAGGCTGGCCCGGCGGTACTGCGCGCGCGCCGCATCGTCGTCCTCCTGCTGGGAGGCGCTGCTGGCGAGCTGCTCGGCGGCGACCTGGATGCCGGCGATGGGGGTGCGCAGCTCGTGGGCGGCGTCGACGAGGAACCGCCGGGTTGCCGTCTCGGCGCGCTGCGCCGTGTCGGCGGCCCATTGCGCCCTGCGCTCGGAATACTCCAGCGCGTCCAGCATCCCATCGAAAGCGCTTGCTGCGCGGCCTAATTCGGTGTCGGTGCGGTCGGGGCGCAACCTTGCGCCGCGGTCGCCGGTCCTGATGTCGTTGGCCAGCGCGGTCAGCCGGTCCAACGGGCGCAGGGCCGCCCGGCTGACCGCGACCAGCAGCAGCGCCGCGACCAGCAAAGTCACCACGCCCGCGCCGATCATCAGCTGGCGCAGCTGGCGTGTCACCTGGGTGGCCTGGGTGGTGTCAGCGACCAGAATCAGCCGGGCGCCGTCGGGCAGGGGGTGGACCACGGCGGTCGCGGTGGCGTCCGGGGGCGGGCCGGGCGGCGGCATGGGCGGCATGGGCGGCATTCCCGGCATGGGCCCCATGCCCGGCATGTGCGCCATGGGTGGGGGGCCGGGCGGGGCGAACGGCGGTGGGGGCGGTGGCGGCGGGACCACCGGCCCGGCGTCGGTGTCGGGGCTGATGCCACGGTCGCCGTAGGTCGCGCCGTCGGCGGTGACCAGCAGCGCGCGCACCCCGCCGCCGTTGAGCTCGGCGGCGATCAGATCGGGCGAGCTGCGCGCGGCGACCAGCGCGTCGGCGCGCGACGTCGCGGCGAGCAGCCGGTCGTGCAGGTTCTTGCGGGTCAGCACCCCCAGGCTGACGTCGATGGTCACCCCGAGCACGACGAGGAGCCCGGTCAGCAGCGCCAGCACCACCAGCGTGACGCGGCGCTGCAGCGACGGCGTGGCGGTCATGACCGCTGGGGCTGCAGGCGGTAGCCGATGCCGCGGACGGTGTGCAGGATCCGGGGCCCGTGCGCCTCGAGCTTGCGCCGCAGGCCGCTGACGTGCACCTGCACCAGGTTGGGGTCATAGGCGTCGTAACCCCACACCGCGTTCAGGATCTGGCCGGCACTGACGATCCTGCCGCGCTGTTGCACGAGGTAGGCCAGCAGTCGCAGCTCGGTCGCCGTCAGGTCCAGGCGGTGGCCGTCGCGCGCGGCGACACCGGCCTCGGCGTCGAGCATCAGGTCGCCCAGCTGGACCACCTGCGGCAGCCGCCCGCGCCTGCGCAGCACGGCGCCCACCCGCGACACCAGTTCGGCGAGCTCGAACGGCTTGATCACGTAGTCGTCGGCCCCGCCGTCCAGGCCGCGCAGCCGGTCCTGCAGGCCGTCGCGGGCCGTGATCAGCACGATCCCGACGTCGCCCCACTCCCGGATCACGTCGACGAGCGCGAAACCGTCGCGCCCCGGCAGCATCACGTCCAGCACCACCAGGTCGGGCCGCAGCCCGTCGAGCGCCTGCTCGAGCCCGTCGCCGTCGCAGCGCGCATCGGTGTGGTAGCCGACGTCGACGAGCGCTTCGCTGACCATCTCGCGGATGGTCTCGGAGTCCTCGACCACCAGCACCCGCGGCGTGCCCGCGCAACCGGCGTGCCGCGGGTCTGTCATGAACCCATTGTCGCCACCCGTCCTGAAACGAGCCTGAAGGTGTCGGGTCACAGGAGCCACCGGGCGGTCGGGACGTGTGTTCGTGCAGGCAAACCCCTCCGCCGTTGACTCGAGTGACAGGCGGGACATGGCGGGCCCTGCTTCTTCAGATCCACTTCAGCTGCGGCTCCTACCGTCCGGTGACATGACCATCAACGAGAACGACAACACGGCCAAGCCCGACCCGGCGATCCCGGCGCCGCCACCCCCGCCCGCCCCGGTCGCCCTCCAACCACCCCAGCGTCGCCGTCACTCCACCGGCGTGGTGATCGGCGCGGGGGTGGTGGGAGCGCTGGTCGGCGCGGCGGGCACCGTCGCGGCGATCGCGTTCGCCTGGATCGTCATGGCGGGACCTCCCGGTCCGCCGCCGTTCGGCCCGCCGCCGCCTCCCGGCCCGCCGCCGATGATGGCGCCGGCCTGGCATCACGGGCCGCCACCGCCGATGCCCGGGATGGCGCCGATGCCCGGGATGGCGCCTATGCCCCCGATGCCCGGGATGCCCCCGATGCCGGGCCCCATGCCGGGAGGGTTCGGGCCGCCGGGCGCCGAGCACCCGGCGCCGCCGGCGCAACCCTCGCCCCCGCCGCACATCTGACGAAAGCCCGCCGCCGTCACACCGGCGTGGCGGCGGCGGGCGTGCGACTGGGAGGATCGCGACTATGCGGGGATCACTTCTGCCCAGGCTCGCGGGACGGCTGCTGCGGTCGCGCCGCCTGACGCGCGCCCCGATCTGGCTCTACAAAGCCCGGGCGGGTGCCCTGTTCGGTTCGCGCATCCTGATGCTCGAGCACGTGGGCCGCAAAACGGGCAGGCCGCGCCACGTCGTGCTCGAGGTCGTCGACCGGCCCTGCGCCGACCGCTACGTCGTCGCCTCGGGATTCGGTCGAAAGGCCCAGTGGTTCCGCAACATCGAGGCCGACCCGCGGGTGCGTGTCTACTCGGGCGGCCACGCCCCCAGGCCGGCCGTCGCACGGGTGCTGCTCCAGGACGAGGCCGACCGGGCCCTGGCCGCCTTCCGCGCCCGTCACCCCCGGGCGTGGGAGCGCATGCGGCCGGTGCTCGAAGAGACGCTGGGCATGCCGATCACCGACAGCGGCACCCCGCTGCCGATGGTCGAGTTCAGCTGCGCTTCGGGCCCTTGACGGTCATCACGGCGAACGTGGCCAGAAAGGCCGCCGCCGGAACGACGTTGACGAACTTGTCGTGCGCGCGCACGTGGGCGCCGACGGCCAGCACGAAGTACAGGGTCAGCATGGCCGTGGTCAGCCGGGCCAACGCGGGGAACCAGGTGACCGATAGCAGACCGACCGCGGCCGCCGCCTTCACCACCGGCAGGATCTGCCGGACGTTGGCCGGGACCTCGAGGTCGTCGAGGACCTTTTTGATGGGAGCCACCTGCACGGCGCACGCCACCGCGTCGATGGCGTGAAACGCGGCGAGCCCGGCATAAGTCTTCGGCGACGTCAACGCAGTCATGGGTTGATCCTATTGAGTGAGCTCCCCCGCCGCGCCATCGACCGGCCGCCGGGCGATCGCCTCGGCCTTGGCGACCGCCTGCGCGATCGCCGGGTCGGTCTCCGTGTTGAACCAGTCGGCGACCTCGTCGTCGTCGTCGGTGACGGCGTGCTTGGCGGCGTCGTCGACCGGGGACGGTTGGAAGCGGAACACCCCGTCCTCGCCGGGGGCGCCGAGCAGCTTGGTGAATCCCTGCAGCGCCGAGCTGAAGTCGCTGGGCACCACCCACACCTTGTTGGCGTCGCCGCGCGCCATCTGCGGCAGCGTCTGCAGGTACTGGTAGGCCAGCATCTCGGGGGTGGGCCTGCCGGCCTTGATCGCGGCGAAGGTCTTCTCGATGGCCTTGGCCTGCCCCTGCGCGTGCAGGTAGGCCGCGGCGCGCTCGCCCTGGGCGCGCAGCATCTGGGACTGCCGGTCGGCTTCGGCGGCGAGGATGGCCGCCTGCTTGGCGCCTTCGGCCGCCAGGATCTGCGCCTGCTTCTGGCCCTCGGCCTCTTTGATCGCCGACTCCCGCATCCCCTCGGCGGTCAGGATCATGGCCCGCTTCTCGCGGTCCGCCTTCATCTGCTTTTCCATGGAGGCCTGGATCGACGGCGGCGGGTCGATGCTGCGCAGCTCGACCCGCGCGACCCGCAGGCCCCAGCGGCCCGTCGCCTCGTCGAGCACGCCCCGCAGCTGGCCGTTGATCTTGTCGCGTGAGGTCAGGGTCTGCTCCAGCGTCATGCCGCCGACGACGTTGCGCAGGGTGGTCGTGGTGAGCTGCTCGACGCCGACGATGTAGTTGCTGATCTCGTACACGGCCGCCTGCGGGCTGGTGACCTGGAAGTAGACCACCGTGTCGATGTTGAGGGTCAGGTTGTCCTCGGT
Proteins encoded in this region:
- a CDS encoding S1 family peptidase, yielding MTTAPPPNRPSLADPPAPLRPRIHSWVLTIAALCSAAVLVAAACLLRRTADPPPDEPPPPATAPIDLPVAGAIGPGAGIYVDYEDGSGGIACTAGFLVRTSTGRAGVLTAGHCNRPGEASKVTMNLAGILPYATLGTFTETVDDEALTDKHDIGLIMLDGDNIPRTSAIGAALPVSGVASNLELGDQLCKFGMTSNAAACGEVVEVTDSKVVFLAPGKCGDSGGPVYLMRSDGTASAVGIHVRGGDPKNPNAGCSAPATFSVAEQLRPWLDKWNLTVVTTAPGEPR
- a CDS encoding DoxX family protein, producing MTALTSPKTYAGLAAFHAIDAVACAVQVAPIKKVLDDLEVPANVRQILPVVKAAAAVGLLSVTWFPALARLTTAMLTLYFVLAVGAHVRAHDKFVNVVPAAAFLATFAVMTVKGPKRS
- a CDS encoding TVP38/TMEM64 family protein; the encoded protein is MTAPATCKIGQTLRELGSTIAATARQLSRSRVLWTVVGITVLLALASLLPLPSPVQMRDWARSLGPWFPLAFFLTHIVATVVPVPRTAFTVAAGLLFGPALGIAIAVVASATSAMIAMLLFRATGWRLNRVVRHRSIETVDARLRQRGWLAIMSLRLIPAVPFAALNYAAGASTVRVLPYGLATLAGLLPGTAAVVILGDALTGHPSALFYLASGITSALGLGGLVVEVRHFVRHHRRTRDPARDDGAAPEPAVVG
- a CDS encoding response regulator transcription factor encodes the protein MTDPRHAGCAGTPRVLVVEDSETIREMVSEALVDVGYHTDARCDGDGLEQALDGLRPDLVVLDVMLPGRDGFALVDVIREWGDVGIVLITARDGLQDRLRGLDGGADDYVIKPFELAELVSRVGAVLRRRGRLPQVVQLGDLMLDAEAGVAARDGHRLDLTATELRLLAYLVQQRGRIVSAGQILNAVWGYDAYDPNLVQVHVSGLRRKLEAHGPRILHTVRGIGYRLQPQRS
- a CDS encoding SPFH domain-containing protein, which encodes MQGAVAGLVLLAVLVGFAIVLVAKSVALIPQAEAAVIERLGRYSRTVSGQLTLLVPFIDRVRARVDLRERVVSFPPQPVITEDNLTLNIDTVVYFQVTSPQAAVYEISNYIVGVEQLTTTTLRNVVGGMTLEQTLTSRDKINGQLRGVLDEATGRWGLRVARVELRSIDPPPSIQASMEKQMKADREKRAMILTAEGMRESAIKEAEGQKQAQILAAEGAKQAAILAAEADRQSQMLRAQGERAAAYLHAQGQAKAIEKTFAAIKAGRPTPEMLAYQYLQTLPQMARGDANKVWVVPSDFSSALQGFTKLLGAPGEDGVFRFQPSPVDDAAKHAVTDDDDEVADWFNTETDPAIAQAVAKAEAIARRPVDGAAGELTQ
- a CDS encoding sensor histidine kinase, which gives rise to MTATPSLQRRVTLVVLALLTGLLVVLGVTIDVSLGVLTRKNLHDRLLAATSRADALVAARSSPDLIAAELNGGGVRALLVTADGATYGDRGISPDTDAGPVVPPPPPPPPFAPPGPPPMAHMPGMGPMPGMPPMPPMPPPGPPPDATATAVVHPLPDGARLILVADTTQATQVTRQLRQLMIGAGVVTLLVAALLLVAVSRAALRPLDRLTALANDIRTGDRGARLRPDRTDTELGRAASAFDGMLDALEYSERRAQWAADTAQRAETATRRFLVDAAHELRTPIAGIQVAAEQLASSASQQEDDDAARAQYRRASLLLSDARRAGRLVADMLDLSRIDAGLPLDLCDLDLAGLADSEADRAAMLAPELTVTRTGPPALTVNADPTRLAQILSNLLDNARRYTPPGGTITVELAGRDGTAEVTVTDTGPGIPEDQRERIFERLVRLDAGRGRDHGGAGLGLAIARALARAHGGELVCLPHQGGASFRLSLPATA
- a CDS encoding nitroreductase family deazaflavin-dependent oxidoreductase, which produces MRGSLLPRLAGRLLRSRRLTRAPIWLYKARAGALFGSRILMLEHVGRKTGRPRHVVLEVVDRPCADRYVVASGFGRKAQWFRNIEADPRVRVYSGGHAPRPAVARVLLQDEADRALAAFRARHPRAWERMRPVLEETLGMPITDSGTPLPMVEFSCASGP